The Maridesulfovibrio salexigens DSM 2638 region ACTAATAATACGGCCCCTGCTGCATGCAGTCGCATGTCCGGCCAGAGCAGAAGTGTTGCGGTACCCATGTATAAAGCCCGCTGGGTGATATTAAGAGCATAGGTGTTGAAACCTTCAAAGAATACCGCGAAGCAGAACAGGCCCGCTGTGGCGGTGATTACGGTCTCGGCAACCTGCCAGAGCGGTCCCTCGAAAAGGATCGGGGTGTAGCAGAAGAGTAAGGGGATAATGTAAAGCCCCTTGGCAATTTTCCACGATTCAAATCCCGTTTCCAGCGGCTTGGAGCCGGATATGCCTGAGGCGCTGTATGCGGCAAGGCAGACGGGCGGGGTCACGTTGGCATCCTGAGAATACCAGAAGATGAGCATATGGGCCGCAAGAAGGCTTGTACCGAGCATTTGCATGGCCGGGGCAGCAAGGACCGCCAGAACGATGTAGGAGGCGGTTACGGGTAGGCCCATGCCTAATACGAGCGATGCCGCAGCAACCATTACTATTGTCAGCAGCAGACTGTTGCCTGCGATCATGGTGATGAGCATTGAGAATTTGATGCCCATGCCGACCATGAGAACCACACCTATGACAATGCCGGAACAAAGCAGGATAACACCTGTGGTGACCATGTTCTGACCGCCGGATGCAAGTGCATCCATGATGTCACGCCCGGACATGCGGGTTTTGGGATTAAGCCAGCTGGAAACAACAATGGCAGCAATACCGCCGCAGGCTGCAAAGGTCGGAGTAAATCCATACATAAGCAGACCCATGAGTGCGCCGATGGGAATGAAAAAGTTCCAGCCTTCTTTGATGACATCGCCGATGCGCGGGATTTCTTCTTCGGGAATGGGTTTGATGCCCAGTTTTTTGGCACGTAAATGGACAAAAAAAGCGACGCTGACGAAATACATGATTGCCGGAATGAAGGCCACGCCGACAATGGTCAGGTAGGGAATCTGAGTCCACTGGCTCATGATGAAAGCTCCTGCACCCATGATGGGCGGCATGAGCTGTCCGCCTGTGGAGGCTGCGGCTTCAACCCCTCCGGCAAATTTGCTGGGGAATCCGGTCTTCTTCATCATCGGAATGGTTATGGAGCCTGTGCCTACGGTGTTTGCAACCGCGCTACCTGAAACAGATCCCATAAAGCCGGATGCGAAAACAGCCATTTTTGCGGGACCGCCGATGGTGCGTCCCATGGTGGCCATTGCCAGTTTGATAATGAATTCTCCGGCTCCTGATTTGATCAGGAATGAAGCAAAGAGCACAAACAGAAATACAAAGGTACTTGAGATAGTGGCAATGGTTCCGAAAATACCGTCCGGGGCAAAGTACATGCGGTAAAGCATGCGTTGGATGGTTACGCCCGGAAAGTGCCATAGTCCGTCCAGATACTGTCCGCCGCCAAGTCCGTAGGCCAGAAATATAGCAGCCAGACAGGGAATGAGCAGTCCGGTGGTCCTGCGGGTGATTTCCATTAAAAGGACAATTGCCAAGCCTGCTGCAATGAGATCCGCCATGATCGGAACTTCATTGCGCATGTGTAGGGCGTCTTCGAAAAATACGAGATAAAGGCCCGTTGCGAAGGATAGAATTGCCAGAAAATAGTCAATGGGCAGGGTTTCACGGGCATGTTTTTTGAGCATCGGATATTGCAGGAATCCGATAAAGAGCATGAAAGAGTAGTGAACAGCATTGCGCTGAATTTCCGGCATAATGCCGATGGTGTTTACCCAGAGATGGAAGAGGGAGCAGATGATGCCCGTGGCATAGAGCAATTTGGCAGTGTTTCCCTCTATCACTCGTTTGATAGCAAGGGTTTCACCACCAGAATCTTTCTTAACTGCCGGCTTTGGGGAAGTCGTGTCAGTCATAAAATATCCTTGGAAAGAGTATGGGGCGGTGGGTTTATCCACCGCCCTTAATCGTAATTACTTGATCACACCGACTTCGCGGTAGAACTTTTCAGCACCGGGATGCAGGGGCGCAGGCAGGCCTGCTGTTGCGCGTTCAAGTGACATTGCTTTGGTCGCTTTGTGGATGTTGTTCAGGAAAGGCAGGTTTTCGTAAATGGTCTTGGTGATCTTGTAGACGACTTCGTCAGGCAGATCAGCGCGGCAGGCCAGGAAGTTAGGTTGTGCAATGGTTTTGATGTCTTCTTTCTGGGAAGGATAGGTGCCTGCGGGAATTATGTAGCGGTTCCAGATGGGGTAGGCTTTCTGGATTTCTGCCAGTTGATCGTCAGTGAATCCAAGTACGGTTACATCGTCAGAACCGAGCTGGGCGTAAAGCTGTGTGATTGCTGCAGCGGGAGGACCTGCGGGGATGTTGGCGCCGGCAATGCGACCATCCATCATGGCCTGAGCGGAAGGAGTGTAGCCGAGGAATTCAAGAACGAGATCCTTATTTACATCCACGCCCATGAGTTTAAGCAGGGTACGGCCGGAACCTTCAGTGCCGCTGCCGCGTTTACCGATGGAAAATTTTTTATCCAGACCTTTGAGGTCGGAGATATCCCCTTTTTTAACGTATTTATTGAGCAAGGGGAAATGTTCAACGTTTTCCCAGAGCATGGTGATGGAGCGGAACTCCTTGAAAGCTTTACCTTTGTAGGGGCCTTCGCCT contains the following coding sequences:
- a CDS encoding TRAP transporter permease, which codes for MTDTTSPKPAVKKDSGGETLAIKRVIEGNTAKLLYATGIICSLFHLWVNTIGIMPEIQRNAVHYSFMLFIGFLQYPMLKKHARETLPIDYFLAILSFATGLYLVFFEDALHMRNEVPIMADLIAAGLAIVLLMEITRRTTGLLIPCLAAIFLAYGLGGGQYLDGLWHFPGVTIQRMLYRMYFAPDGIFGTIATISSTFVFLFVLFASFLIKSGAGEFIIKLAMATMGRTIGGPAKMAVFASGFMGSVSGSAVANTVGTGSITIPMMKKTGFPSKFAGGVEAAASTGGQLMPPIMGAGAFIMSQWTQIPYLTIVGVAFIPAIMYFVSVAFFVHLRAKKLGIKPIPEEEIPRIGDVIKEGWNFFIPIGALMGLLMYGFTPTFAACGGIAAIVVSSWLNPKTRMSGRDIMDALASGGQNMVTTGVILLCSGIVIGVVLMVGMGIKFSMLITMIAGNSLLLTIVMVAAASLVLGMGLPVTASYIVLAVLAAPAMQMLGTSLLAAHMLIFWYSQDANVTPPVCLAAYSASGISGSKPLETGFESWKIAKGLYIIPLLFCYTPILFEGPLWQVAETVITATAGLFCFAVFFEGFNTYALNITQRALYMGTATLLLWPDMRLHAAGAVLLVVMMLRERSVFRKQAFEAV
- a CDS encoding TAXI family TRAP transporter solute-binding subunit, with the protein product MFKKFSSLVLTCMLCLSFTAAPSHASDNNLIIATATTGGTYYPVGVAIGTLVSIKLAKADKITATAINSAGSGENVQMLKNKEADLAILQALFGLNAYKGEGPYKGKAFKEFRSITMLWENVEHFPLLNKYVKKGDISDLKGLDKKFSIGKRGSGTEGSGRTLLKLMGVDVNKDLVLEFLGYTPSAQAMMDGRIAGANIPAGPPAAAITQLYAQLGSDDVTVLGFTDDQLAEIQKAYPIWNRYIIPAGTYPSQKEDIKTIAQPNFLACRADLPDEVVYKITKTIYENLPFLNNIHKATKAMSLERATAGLPAPLHPGAEKFYREVGVIK